Proteins from a genomic interval of Panthera tigris isolate Pti1 chromosome A2, P.tigris_Pti1_mat1.1, whole genome shotgun sequence:
- the LOC102949027 gene encoding olfactory receptor-like protein OLF4, protein MDPGNDTGISEFLLMGFSEEPELQPLIFGLFLSMYLITVFGNLLILLAVSSDSHLHTPMYFFLANLSFIDICFTSTTIPKMLWNIQTQSKVITYAGCITQIYFFITFAGMDDFLLSVMAYDRFVAICHPLQYTVIMNPRLCGLLVLVSWIMSVLYSLLQTLMAFRLSFCTEVEIPHFFCELNQMIQLASPDTFLNNMVLYFGALLLAGGPFIGILYSYSKIVSSICRISSAQGKYKAFSTCVSHLSVVSLFYCTSLGVYLSSAVTQSSHSSAISSVMYVAVTPMLNPFIYSLRNRDIKEALLRFSGMIATRGPIVLG, encoded by the coding sequence ATGGACCCAGGAAATGATACAGgaatttcagaatttcttcttaTGGGATTTTCAGAAGAACCAGAACTGCAGCCCCTCATATTTGGGCTTTTCCTCTCCATGTACCTGATCACTGTGTTTGGGAACCTGCTCATCCTCCTGGCCGTCAGCTctgactcccacctccacacccccatgtacttcttcctggccaacctgTCCTTTATAGACATCTGCTTCACCTCCACCACCATCCCGAAGATGCTCTGGAACATCCAGACCCAGAGCAAAGTCATAACCTATGCAGGCTGCATCACACAGATATACTTTTTCATAACCTTTGCGGGGATGGATGACTTTCTCCTGAGTGTGATGGCCTATGACAGGTTTGTGGCCATCTGCCATCCCCTGCAATACACGGTCATCATGAACCCCCGGCTCTGTGGGCTGCTGGTTCTGGTGTCCTGGATCATGAGTGTTCTGTATTCCTTGTTACAAACCTTAATGGCGTTTCGGCTGTCCTTCTGTACAGAGGTGGAAATCCcccactttttctgtgaactcaATCAGATGATCCAACTTGCCAGTCCTGACACCTTTCTCAATAACATGGTGTTGTATTTTGGAGCTCTGTTGCTGGCTGGTGGTCCCTTCATTGGAATACTTTACTCTTACTCTAAAATAGTTTCCTCCATATGTAGAATCTCATCAGCTCAAGGCAAATACAAAGCATTTTCCACCTGTGTGTCTCACCTCTCGGTTGTCTCCTTATTTTATTGTACAAGCCTAGGAGTGTACCTCAGCTCTGCTGTCACCCAGAGCTCCCACTCAAGTGCAATATCCTCAGTGATGTATGTGGCGGTCACacccatgctgaaccccttcatctacagcTTGAGGAACAGAGACATAAAGGAGGCTCTGCTGAGATTCTCTGGGATGATAGCTACAAGAGGGCCAATTGTCCTGGGCTGA